From Cellulomonas fimi ATCC 484, a single genomic window includes:
- a CDS encoding HAD family hydrolase, which translates to MTRPADDGAPQVAPTVPPGAGHADDLPRTPPRLVATDLDGTLLRPDGTVSARTAAALAAAEDAGLAVVFVTARPHRWLADLQPHVAGHGVALCANGASVVDVGTLQVLEQHGMPADVVADLAARIRARWGADHVHLAAEGADGFAHEHRFLSEHAVPAGSRAAARIEDVLSGPTLKLLVRTSGDPRDGAAFVDALVDVVGDLAVVADSGAHGLGEISGPGVTKAAGLARWAATQGVDAADVWAVGDAPNDLPMLAWAGTAFAVANAYPVVRDAADHVLPANADDGVAVLLEHAATTVRASRA; encoded by the coding sequence GTGACCAGACCCGCCGACGACGGTGCGCCGCAGGTCGCACCCACCGTCCCCCCGGGTGCCGGGCACGCGGACGACCTCCCGCGCACGCCGCCGCGCCTCGTCGCGACCGACCTCGACGGGACGCTCCTGCGCCCCGACGGCACCGTGTCGGCGCGCACCGCCGCAGCCCTCGCGGCGGCCGAGGACGCCGGGCTCGCCGTCGTGTTCGTCACCGCCCGCCCGCACCGGTGGCTCGCCGACCTGCAGCCGCACGTCGCCGGCCACGGCGTCGCGCTGTGCGCCAACGGGGCGTCGGTGGTCGACGTCGGCACGCTGCAGGTGCTCGAGCAGCACGGCATGCCCGCCGACGTCGTCGCCGACCTCGCGGCCCGCATCCGCGCGCGCTGGGGGGCCGACCACGTCCACCTCGCCGCCGAGGGTGCCGACGGCTTCGCTCACGAGCACCGGTTCCTCAGCGAGCACGCCGTCCCCGCAGGCTCCCGCGCGGCCGCCCGCATCGAGGACGTCCTGTCCGGTCCCACCCTCAAGCTGCTCGTGCGGACGAGCGGCGACCCGCGCGACGGCGCGGCCTTCGTCGACGCGCTCGTGGACGTCGTGGGCGACCTCGCCGTCGTCGCGGACTCGGGCGCGCACGGCCTCGGCGAGATCAGCGGGCCGGGCGTGACCAAGGCCGCCGGCCTCGCGCGGTGGGCGGCCACGCAGGGCGTCGACGCGGCCGACGTCTGGGCCGTCGGCGACGCCCCGAACGACCTGCCGATGCTCGCGTGGGCGGGCACCGCGTTCGCGGTCGCGAACGCGTACCCCGTGGTCCGCGACGCCGCCGACCACGTCCTGCCCGCCAACGCCGACGACGGCGTCGCCGTGCTGCTCGAGCACGCCGCGACGACGGTCCGCGCCTCGCGCGCCTGA
- a CDS encoding alpha/beta hydrolase, whose amino-acid sequence MSTHTQPATPIRSLTVLPAHREDVELHTADGLTLVGELARPLDPDGGPAVPAATLVTLHPLPTHGGYMDSHVYRKAAWRLPALAGLAVLRFNTRGTSSPRGTSEGAFDGGVAEQFDVHAAIEYAEFHDLPRRWLVGWSFGTELALMHGRDPSIEGAVLLSPPLHRATDADLDAWAAFGKPLVVLVPEHDDYLRPDEARRRFARVPQAEVIGVDGAKHLWVGESAVRRVLDEVVAHVLPGHDPLPTTWDGPSTTAESPAAAGEEDA is encoded by the coding sequence ATGAGCACGCACACGCAGCCCGCGACCCCCATCCGCTCGCTCACCGTCCTGCCCGCCCACCGCGAGGACGTCGAGCTGCACACCGCCGACGGGCTCACCCTCGTCGGCGAGCTCGCCCGCCCGCTCGACCCCGACGGCGGCCCGGCCGTGCCCGCGGCCACGCTCGTCACGCTGCACCCGCTGCCGACCCACGGCGGCTACATGGACTCGCACGTCTACCGCAAGGCCGCGTGGCGGCTGCCCGCGCTCGCCGGCCTCGCCGTCCTGCGCTTCAACACGCGCGGCACGTCCAGCCCGCGCGGCACGAGCGAGGGCGCGTTCGACGGTGGCGTCGCCGAGCAGTTCGACGTGCACGCCGCGATCGAGTACGCCGAGTTCCACGACCTGCCGCGCCGCTGGCTCGTCGGCTGGTCCTTCGGCACCGAGCTCGCGCTCATGCACGGCCGGGACCCGTCGATCGAGGGCGCCGTCCTGCTGTCGCCGCCGCTGCACCGCGCGACCGACGCCGACCTCGACGCGTGGGCCGCGTTCGGCAAGCCGCTCGTGGTGCTCGTGCCGGAGCACGACGACTACCTGCGCCCCGACGAGGCCCGCCGGCGCTTCGCACGCGTCCCGCAGGCGGAGGTCATCGGTGTCGACGGTGCCAAGCACCTGTGGGTGGGGGAGTCCGCCGTCCGGCGCGTGCTCGACGAGGTCGTCGCGCACGTCCTTCCCGGGCACGACCCGCTGCCGACCACGTGGGACGGACCCAGCACCACCGCCGAGAGCCCGGCCGCGGCCGGCGAGGAGGACGCATGA
- a CDS encoding glycosyl hydrolase family 95 catalytic domain-containing protein, translating to MVPRGGPAAPGSGRAGPGAAASGPGRRTILSFDGPARRWVEAFPVGNGRLGAMLHGGTERALVQVNDATAWSGRVDGPARALAAVRAAGAGPDRLARARDALAAGRHDEAADLLAVFQGPWTQAFQPFVDLHVTVASAPRPAQVRHRDDSPRTLDLRDGVVRERLPAGVEVEWFASAVDGALHGRWSAAEPFDVHVELSTPHHVRTDHHAPGGRVLVLELPDDVAPGHEPDAPAVTRTDDGASLTGVAVLLACGDGEVGGTPGGALRVERATWVEVVLATGTTSPWPQDGPLRDREEVVADVLACARRALPGDRGTGDATRARHVADHRRIADATVLALVPHDLDLRLPDAIGTTPHAALAQAVFDHGRYLLIASSRPGSPPANLQGVWNADPRPPWSSNYTLNVNLEMAYWGAEAVGLGECHEPLLAHVGLLARHGAHVARELYGCQGWVAHHNSDVWGWALPVGAGHGDPSWAQWWMGGVWLCRHLWDHADVGGDDAFLRDEAWPLLRGAALFCLDWLVEAPDGSLTTSPSTSPENQFRLPSSADGTGGGVGALATGSTMDLALVRDLLERCLDTIDRLDLDDPLEGRLRSALARLARPVVGPDGLLREWAHDAPAVDPHHRHLSHLVGLYPLHQVDVDATPDLAAAAARSLDARGPGSTGWSLAWKTALRARLGDGVAVGDLLAEAMRPADASSTVSSPWQGGLLPNLFSTHPPFQVDGNLGVVAAVAEALVQSAPGRLRVLPALPPQWPDGSVRGVRARGGLRVDVTWSGGRLTQVVLHAARGGTLEVVHGPSSRTLDLEAGDVRRLDGHLTEVPA from the coding sequence GTGGTCCCGCGCGGCGGTCCCGCCGCTCCCGGCTCGGGCCGGGCCGGTCCTGGCGCGGCCGCGTCCGGACCCGGCCGCCGCACGATCCTGTCCTTCGACGGGCCCGCGCGGCGCTGGGTCGAGGCGTTCCCCGTCGGCAACGGGCGGCTGGGCGCGATGCTGCACGGCGGCACCGAGCGCGCTCTGGTGCAGGTCAACGACGCGACGGCGTGGTCGGGCCGCGTCGACGGTCCCGCGCGTGCGCTCGCGGCCGTCCGCGCGGCCGGTGCGGGACCGGACCGGCTCGCCCGCGCGCGGGACGCGTTGGCGGCCGGCCGGCACGACGAGGCGGCGGACCTGCTCGCCGTGTTCCAGGGCCCGTGGACGCAGGCCTTCCAGCCGTTCGTCGACCTGCACGTCACGGTCGCGTCGGCCCCCCGTCCCGCGCAGGTCCGGCACCGCGACGACTCCCCGCGGACGCTGGACCTGCGCGACGGCGTCGTGCGCGAGCGGCTGCCCGCCGGCGTCGAGGTCGAGTGGTTCGCGAGCGCGGTCGACGGCGCCCTGCACGGCCGCTGGTCGGCGGCGGAGCCGTTCGACGTGCACGTCGAGCTCTCCACGCCGCACCACGTCCGCACGGACCACCACGCCCCCGGGGGCCGGGTGCTGGTGCTCGAGCTGCCGGACGACGTCGCGCCCGGCCACGAGCCGGACGCCCCCGCGGTCACCCGCACCGACGACGGCGCGTCGCTGACGGGAGTCGCGGTGCTGCTGGCCTGCGGCGACGGCGAGGTCGGCGGGACGCCGGGCGGTGCGCTGCGGGTCGAGCGGGCGACGTGGGTCGAGGTCGTCCTGGCGACGGGGACGACGTCGCCGTGGCCGCAGGACGGCCCGCTGCGCGACCGCGAGGAGGTGGTCGCGGACGTGCTCGCGTGCGCCCGCCGCGCGCTGCCGGGCGACCGCGGCACGGGGGACGCGACCCGTGCACGGCACGTCGCCGACCACCGCCGGATCGCGGACGCGACGGTCCTCGCGCTCGTCCCGCACGACCTCGACCTGCGTCTGCCGGACGCGATCGGAACGACGCCGCACGCCGCGCTGGCGCAGGCGGTGTTCGACCACGGCCGCTACCTGCTGATCGCGTCGTCGCGGCCGGGGTCGCCGCCCGCGAACCTGCAGGGCGTGTGGAACGCCGACCCGCGACCGCCGTGGTCGAGCAACTACACGCTCAACGTCAACCTCGAGATGGCGTACTGGGGCGCGGAGGCGGTCGGGCTGGGGGAGTGCCACGAGCCGCTGCTGGCGCACGTCGGGCTCCTCGCGCGGCACGGCGCGCACGTCGCGCGCGAGCTGTACGGCTGCCAGGGGTGGGTCGCGCACCACAACAGCGACGTGTGGGGCTGGGCGCTGCCGGTCGGCGCCGGTCACGGCGACCCGTCGTGGGCGCAGTGGTGGATGGGTGGCGTCTGGCTGTGCCGGCACCTGTGGGACCACGCGGACGTCGGCGGCGACGACGCGTTCCTGCGGGACGAGGCGTGGCCGCTGCTGCGTGGTGCCGCGCTGTTCTGCCTGGACTGGCTCGTCGAGGCGCCCGACGGGTCGCTCACGACGTCGCCGTCGACCTCGCCGGAGAACCAGTTCCGCCTGCCGTCGTCCGCCGACGGCACCGGGGGTGGGGTCGGCGCACTCGCGACCGGCTCCACGATGGACCTCGCCCTCGTGCGCGACCTGCTCGAACGCTGCCTCGACACGATCGACCGCCTCGACCTGGACGACCCCCTGGAGGGCCGGCTGCGCTCGGCGCTCGCGCGTCTCGCGCGTCCGGTCGTGGGGCCCGACGGGCTGCTGCGCGAGTGGGCGCACGACGCGCCGGCCGTCGACCCGCACCACCGCCACCTGTCGCACCTCGTCGGCCTGTACCCGCTGCACCAGGTGGATGTCGACGCGACGCCGGACCTCGCCGCCGCGGCGGCGCGCTCGCTCGACGCGCGCGGCCCGGGCTCGACGGGCTGGTCGCTGGCGTGGAAGACCGCGCTGCGTGCACGCCTGGGCGACGGGGTCGCGGTGGGCGACCTGCTCGCCGAGGCGATGCGTCCGGCGGACGCGTCGTCGACGGTCTCCTCGCCGTGGCAGGGCGGGCTGCTGCCGAACCTGTTCTCGACGCACCCGCCGTTCCAGGTGGACGGCAACCTGGGTGTCGTCGCGGCGGTCGCGGAGGCGCTCGTGCAGTCGGCACCGGGACGCCTGCGCGTGCTGCCGGCGCTGCCGCCGCAGTGGCCCGACGGCTCCGTCCGGGGAGTGCGGGCGCGCGGCGGGCTGCGTGTCGATGTGACGTGGTCGGGCGGGCGGCTCACGCAGGTGGTGCTGCACGCGGCGCGCGGGGGCACGCTGGAGGTGGTGCACGGGCCGTCGTCGCGGACGCTCGACCTGGAGGCGGGCGACGTGCGGCGGCTGGACGGGCACCTGACGGAGGTGCCCGCATGA
- a CDS encoding glycoside hydrolase family 1 protein has protein sequence MTTTRPSGRQFSDDFLWGSATASYQIEGAHDEGGRGPSIWDTFSRTPGKVLNGDTGDVAVDHYHRVPEDVEIMKSLGLQAYRFSIAWPRIQPTGSGEFNQAGLDFYSDLVDRLIAAGIKPVATLYHWDLPQPLEDEGGWANRATAYRFAEYARKLAEVLGKRVDLWTTLNEPWCSAFLGYASGVHAPGVTDPVKALRAVHHLNLAHGLAGRAIREVLGENAPVSITLNLHVTRAADDSADSVEAKRRIDTIANEVFLGPLLDGEYPKEVFADTAHLTDWSFVEPGDLELIRIPLTVLGVNYYSTGRVKKGSAAGADPGKPGPDGHRASEHSSWVGADEVEWLPQPGPHTAMGWNIEPDGLVDLLLELRDRYPSQPLAITENGAAFYDTVSEDGRVHDPERVGYLHDHVDAVGEAIDKGADVRAYFVWSLLDNFEWAYGYDRRFGIVRVDYDTHERIVKDSGLWYRELVRTRTIAPAEDAATYQP, from the coding sequence ATGACCACCACGCGCCCCTCGGGCCGCCAGTTCTCCGACGACTTCCTGTGGGGCTCGGCCACGGCCTCCTACCAGATCGAGGGCGCGCACGACGAGGGCGGTCGCGGCCCGTCGATCTGGGACACGTTCTCCCGCACCCCGGGCAAGGTCCTCAACGGCGACACCGGCGACGTCGCGGTCGACCACTACCACCGCGTCCCCGAGGACGTCGAGATCATGAAGAGCCTCGGCCTGCAGGCCTACCGGTTCTCGATCGCCTGGCCCCGCATCCAGCCGACCGGCTCGGGCGAGTTCAACCAGGCCGGGCTCGACTTCTACTCCGACCTCGTCGACCGGCTCATCGCCGCCGGCATCAAGCCCGTCGCGACGCTGTACCACTGGGACCTCCCGCAGCCCCTGGAGGACGAGGGCGGCTGGGCGAACCGCGCGACGGCGTACCGGTTCGCCGAGTACGCGCGCAAGCTCGCCGAGGTCCTCGGCAAGCGCGTCGACCTGTGGACCACGCTCAACGAGCCGTGGTGCTCCGCGTTCCTCGGCTACGCCTCAGGCGTGCACGCCCCCGGCGTCACCGACCCGGTCAAGGCCCTGCGCGCCGTCCACCACCTCAACCTCGCGCACGGCCTCGCGGGCCGCGCGATCCGCGAGGTCCTCGGCGAGAACGCGCCCGTCTCGATCACGCTCAACCTGCACGTGACGCGCGCCGCCGACGACTCCGCCGACTCCGTCGAGGCCAAGCGCCGCATCGACACCATCGCGAACGAGGTCTTCCTCGGCCCGCTGCTCGACGGCGAGTACCCCAAGGAGGTCTTCGCGGACACCGCGCACCTCACCGACTGGTCCTTCGTCGAGCCGGGCGACCTCGAGCTCATCCGCATCCCGCTCACCGTGCTCGGCGTCAACTACTACTCGACCGGCCGCGTGAAGAAGGGCAGCGCCGCGGGCGCCGACCCGGGCAAGCCGGGCCCCGACGGCCACCGCGCCTCCGAGCACTCCTCGTGGGTCGGCGCCGACGAGGTCGAGTGGCTCCCGCAGCCCGGCCCGCACACCGCGATGGGCTGGAACATCGAGCCCGACGGCCTCGTCGACCTGCTGCTCGAGCTGCGCGACCGTTACCCCAGCCAGCCCCTGGCGATCACGGAGAACGGTGCCGCGTTCTACGACACGGTCAGCGAGGACGGCCGCGTGCACGACCCCGAGCGCGTCGGCTACCTGCACGACCACGTCGACGCCGTCGGCGAGGCCATCGACAAGGGCGCCGACGTGCGCGCCTACTTCGTGTGGTCGCTGCTCGACAACTTCGAGTGGGCCTACGGCTACGACCGCCGGTTCGGCATCGTGCGCGTCGACTACGACACGCACGAGCGCATCGTGAAGGACTCGGGCCTCTGGTACCGCGAGCTCGTGCGCACCCGCACCATCGCTCCGGCCGAGGACGCCGCGACCTACCAGCCCTGA
- a CDS encoding beta-galactosidase — MSGLDTLTAPRGVLYGGDWNPEQWTPDVWREDVALMQAAGVNLVSVGIFSWATLEPEPGRFELAWLDEVLDLLHGAGVAVDLATPCASPPPWLAHRFPETCAVDAQGVRMSVGSRNHFCPGSQVYRDHVARVVQVLVDRYAEHPAVAMWHVGNEFGQTCWCDLCAQRLRTWLRDRYGDVDALNAAWATAFWSQRYSSFDEVVPPRTAPYLHNPAAELDFRRFTSDQLREVHREQVAIIRERSAAPVTTNFMNFFPGVDQHAWADDVDVVADDCYTDPADPASPARAALAHDLVRGVRRGEPWLLMEQAAGAVNWRAHNVPKSTRTMVLDSLRAVAHGADGVCYFQWRASTGGAERFHSAMVPHAGPDTDLHRAVRAQGALLQRLRPVAGTRVDARVALVFDWPAWWAGELLPARPSARLDVLGQLAAYHEPLWRAGVATDVVPPSADLDRYDVVVVPSLHAVDDASAANVATVPARGGVLLVGPFSGVADEHARVRRGRFPVPWTGVLGASGEDWRPLDDAGVTVASDRYGTFTATTWSEHVRTDGAEVLATYADGDLAGHPALLRRRDPGGGEAWYVTTVPPRDVLAAVLADALAAAGVAAPLVDLPEDVEAARRGDVLFLLNRSRSPRAVPLPAWAAGSTDLLTGDAVADELHLPAEGAAALLAPTEETP; from the coding sequence ATGAGCGGGCTCGACACGCTGACCGCCCCGCGCGGCGTGCTCTACGGCGGCGACTGGAACCCCGAGCAGTGGACGCCCGACGTGTGGCGCGAGGACGTCGCGCTCATGCAGGCGGCGGGGGTCAACCTCGTCTCGGTCGGCATCTTCTCCTGGGCCACGCTCGAGCCCGAGCCCGGCCGGTTCGAGCTCGCGTGGCTCGACGAGGTGCTCGACCTCCTGCACGGCGCGGGCGTCGCCGTCGACCTCGCCACCCCGTGCGCGTCCCCGCCGCCGTGGCTCGCGCACCGCTTCCCCGAGACGTGCGCCGTCGACGCGCAGGGCGTCCGGATGTCCGTCGGCTCGCGCAACCACTTCTGCCCCGGGTCGCAGGTGTACCGCGACCACGTCGCGCGTGTCGTGCAGGTCCTGGTCGACCGCTACGCCGAGCACCCCGCGGTCGCGATGTGGCACGTCGGCAACGAGTTCGGCCAGACGTGCTGGTGCGACCTGTGCGCGCAGCGCCTGCGGACCTGGCTGCGCGACCGCTACGGCGACGTCGACGCGCTCAACGCCGCGTGGGCCACTGCGTTCTGGAGCCAGCGGTACTCGTCCTTCGACGAGGTCGTGCCGCCGCGGACCGCCCCGTACCTGCACAACCCCGCGGCGGAGCTCGACTTCCGCCGGTTCACCTCCGACCAGCTGCGCGAGGTGCACCGCGAGCAGGTCGCGATCATCCGGGAGCGCTCGGCGGCACCCGTCACGACGAACTTCATGAACTTCTTCCCGGGCGTCGACCAGCACGCGTGGGCCGACGACGTCGACGTCGTCGCCGACGACTGCTACACCGACCCCGCGGACCCCGCCTCGCCCGCACGCGCGGCCCTCGCGCACGACCTGGTGCGCGGCGTCCGGCGCGGCGAGCCGTGGCTGCTCATGGAGCAGGCCGCGGGCGCGGTCAACTGGCGCGCGCACAACGTCCCGAAGAGCACCCGCACCATGGTGCTCGACTCCCTGCGGGCGGTCGCGCACGGCGCCGACGGGGTCTGCTACTTCCAGTGGCGTGCGTCGACCGGGGGCGCCGAGCGCTTCCACTCGGCGATGGTCCCGCACGCCGGCCCGGACACCGACCTGCACCGTGCGGTCCGCGCGCAGGGCGCGCTGCTGCAGCGGCTGCGCCCGGTAGCCGGCACGCGCGTCGACGCGCGCGTCGCGCTCGTCTTCGACTGGCCCGCATGGTGGGCGGGCGAGCTGCTGCCGGCCCGGCCCAGCGCGCGGCTCGACGTCCTCGGGCAGCTCGCGGCGTACCACGAGCCGCTGTGGCGCGCCGGGGTCGCGACGGACGTCGTGCCGCCGTCGGCGGACCTGGACCGCTACGACGTCGTGGTCGTGCCGTCGCTGCACGCGGTCGACGACGCGTCCGCCGCGAACGTGGCGACCGTGCCCGCGCGCGGCGGTGTCCTGCTCGTCGGTCCGTTCAGCGGTGTCGCCGACGAGCACGCGCGCGTGCGGCGCGGCCGCTTCCCGGTGCCGTGGACCGGCGTGCTGGGGGCGTCCGGCGAGGACTGGCGCCCGCTCGACGACGCGGGCGTCACCGTCGCGTCCGACCGGTACGGGACCTTCACCGCGACGACGTGGTCGGAGCACGTCCGCACCGACGGCGCCGAGGTGCTCGCGACCTACGCGGACGGCGACCTCGCGGGCCACCCCGCCCTGCTGCGCCGCCGCGACCCCGGTGGCGGCGAGGCCTGGTACGTCACGACCGTCCCGCCGCGCGACGTGCTCGCCGCCGTGCTGGCCGACGCGCTCGCCGCCGCCGGCGTCGCGGCGCCGCTGGTCGACCTGCCCGAGGACGTCGAGGCCGCGCGCCGCGGCGACGTCCTCTTCCTGCTCAACCGCTCCCGCTCGCCCCGCGCCGTCCCGCTGCCCGCCTGGGCCGCGGGGTCGACCGACCTGCTCACGGGCGACGCGGTCGCCGACGAGCTGCACCTGCCCGCCGAGGGTGCCGCGGCCCTGCTGGCACCGACCGAGGAGACACCATGA
- a CDS encoding LacI family DNA-binding transcriptional regulator yields the protein MATIADVAKAAGVSSSTVSYVLSGKRPISQATRHRVEKAIRDLGFSPHAGARALASSRTNVLGLVVPLRALEANSAIVMEVVTGVLTRARDFDHDVLVLTQDDVNGVQRLAAGSMVDALILMDIETQDPRLPVLAGLRQPAILVGVPSDPHGLSCVDLDFTAAGRLAVRHLVEHGHRSIALLGAPSAALARSANYAVRIVEGFRSQAGQAGVRHTVVPTEATYPGADAAVTRAFTEIDDLTALVVHNEAALPGVLAALARADRRVPQDVSVLAVAPSSLAEHLVVPLSAIDVPAEEIGRAAVEMAIERLDQSRAAETRLLTPRFIERGSCAGPA from the coding sequence ATGGCCACGATCGCCGACGTCGCGAAGGCGGCGGGCGTCTCCTCCTCCACCGTCAGCTACGTCCTGTCGGGCAAGCGCCCCATCTCGCAGGCCACCCGGCACCGCGTGGAGAAGGCCATCCGGGACCTCGGCTTCAGCCCGCACGCGGGCGCCCGTGCGCTCGCCTCCAGCCGCACCAACGTGCTCGGGCTCGTCGTCCCGCTGCGCGCGCTCGAGGCGAACAGCGCGATCGTCATGGAGGTCGTCACCGGCGTCCTGACGCGTGCCCGCGACTTCGACCACGACGTCCTGGTGCTCACGCAGGACGACGTCAACGGCGTCCAGCGCCTCGCGGCCGGCTCCATGGTCGACGCGCTCATCCTCATGGACATCGAGACGCAGGACCCGCGGCTCCCCGTGCTCGCGGGCCTGCGCCAGCCCGCGATCCTCGTCGGCGTGCCCAGCGACCCGCACGGGCTGTCGTGCGTCGACCTCGACTTCACCGCCGCAGGGCGCCTCGCCGTCCGGCACCTCGTCGAGCACGGCCACCGCAGCATCGCGCTGCTCGGTGCCCCGTCGGCCGCGCTCGCGCGCAGCGCCAACTACGCCGTCCGGATCGTCGAGGGCTTCCGGTCGCAGGCCGGCCAGGCGGGCGTCCGGCACACCGTCGTCCCCACCGAGGCCACCTACCCCGGGGCCGACGCCGCCGTGACGCGCGCATTCACCGAGATCGACGACCTCACCGCCCTCGTCGTGCACAACGAGGCGGCGCTGCCCGGCGTGCTCGCCGCGCTCGCCCGCGCCGACCGCCGCGTGCCGCAGGACGTGTCCGTCCTCGCCGTCGCGCCGTCGAGCCTCGCCGAGCACCTCGTCGTGCCGCTCTCGGCGATCGACGTCCCCGCCGAGGAGATCGGCCGCGCCGCCGTCGAGATGGCGATCGAGCGCCTCGACCAGTCCCGTGCCGCCGAGACGCGCCTGCTCACCCCGCGGTTCATCGAGCGCGGGAGCTGTGCCGGCCCCGCCTGA
- the yicI gene encoding alpha-xylosidase has translation MKFTDGYWLPQPGTTILRPRDVADVHVGDDTLTVWSSTAPLTSRGDTLNRPLVTVTFSSPMDDVVGVRIEHFQGGVDRGPHFALATAPAGVKVAPGGEEGVATFTAGSLTAKVRTQGEWNVVFEGDGRPLTASTPRSIGVVTDARGDRYVHEQLTLGVGEHVYGLGERFGAFVKNGQSVDIWNADGGTASEQAYKNVPFYVSDAGYGVFVDHPGLVSYEIGTEVVSRSQFSVQGESLQYYVIYGPTPKDVLRKYTALTGRPARVPDWSYGLWLSTSFTTSYDEATVTSFVDGMAERGIPLSVFHFDCFWMREFHWSDFVWDPATFPDPDGMLARLKAKGLRICVWINPYIAQRSRLFAQGKERGYLVRRADGSVWQTDLWQAGMGLVDFTNPDAVRWYTDELRVLLGQGVDCFKTDFGERIPTDVVWHDGTDPERMHNYYTYLYNEAVFDLLREERGEGEAVLFARSATVGGQKFPVHWGGDSESTFASMAESLRGGLSLALSGFGYWSHDIGGFEGTPDPAVFKRWLAFGLLSSHSRLHGSSSYRVPWAFDEEAVDVARAFTRLKLRLMPYLAEAGLQAHEQGVPVMRPMVLQFPDDRGARTVDTQYMLGDDVLVAPVFSADGEVDVYVPEGTWTSLLTGERVTGPRWVRERHGFDSLPLYVRPGAVLPVAARGERPDADWRDGLTLRLFDVADGHRSVTRVPARAGTAEFEVSRQGRTVRVVARGTSAPWSVEVAPSDDGPGGEAHADAGQEVVELAV, from the coding sequence ATGAAGTTCACCGACGGGTACTGGCTCCCGCAGCCCGGGACGACGATCCTGCGCCCGCGCGACGTGGCGGACGTCCACGTCGGCGACGACACCCTGACCGTGTGGTCCTCGACGGCACCGCTCACCTCGCGCGGCGACACGCTGAACCGCCCGCTCGTCACGGTGACGTTCAGCTCCCCGATGGACGACGTCGTCGGGGTGCGCATCGAGCACTTCCAGGGCGGCGTCGACCGCGGCCCGCACTTCGCGCTCGCGACCGCACCGGCCGGCGTCAAGGTCGCGCCCGGCGGTGAGGAGGGCGTCGCGACGTTCACCGCGGGCAGCCTGACGGCGAAGGTCCGCACGCAGGGGGAGTGGAACGTCGTCTTCGAGGGCGACGGGCGCCCCCTGACGGCGTCGACCCCGCGCAGCATCGGCGTCGTCACGGACGCGCGCGGCGACCGGTACGTGCACGAGCAGCTCACGCTCGGCGTCGGCGAGCACGTCTACGGCCTGGGGGAGCGGTTCGGCGCGTTCGTGAAGAACGGCCAGAGCGTCGACATCTGGAACGCCGACGGCGGCACCGCGTCGGAGCAGGCGTACAAGAACGTGCCGTTCTACGTCTCGGACGCGGGGTACGGCGTCTTCGTCGACCACCCGGGGCTCGTGTCGTACGAGATCGGCACCGAGGTCGTCTCGCGCTCGCAGTTCTCGGTCCAGGGCGAGTCGCTGCAGTACTACGTCATCTACGGCCCGACGCCCAAGGACGTGCTGCGCAAGTACACCGCGCTGACGGGCCGCCCCGCGCGCGTCCCCGACTGGTCGTACGGCCTGTGGCTGTCGACGTCGTTCACGACGAGCTACGACGAGGCGACCGTGACGAGCTTCGTCGACGGCATGGCCGAGCGCGGCATCCCGCTGTCGGTGTTCCACTTCGACTGCTTCTGGATGCGCGAGTTCCACTGGAGCGACTTCGTCTGGGACCCGGCGACGTTCCCGGACCCCGACGGCATGCTCGCCCGGCTCAAGGCCAAGGGCCTGCGCATCTGCGTGTGGATCAACCCGTACATCGCGCAGCGCTCGCGGCTGTTCGCGCAGGGCAAGGAGCGCGGCTACCTCGTCAGGCGGGCCGACGGCTCCGTCTGGCAGACGGACCTGTGGCAGGCGGGCATGGGCCTGGTGGACTTCACCAACCCGGACGCGGTGCGCTGGTACACCGACGAGCTGCGGGTGCTGCTGGGCCAGGGCGTCGACTGCTTCAAGACGGACTTCGGGGAGCGGATCCCGACGGACGTCGTCTGGCACGACGGCACCGACCCGGAGCGGATGCACAACTACTACACGTACCTCTACAACGAGGCGGTGTTCGACCTGCTGCGCGAGGAGCGCGGCGAGGGCGAGGCGGTGCTGTTCGCGCGGTCCGCGACCGTGGGCGGCCAGAAGTTCCCGGTGCACTGGGGCGGCGACTCGGAGTCGACGTTCGCGTCGATGGCGGAGTCGCTGCGCGGTGGCCTGTCGCTCGCGCTGTCGGGCTTCGGGTACTGGAGCCACGACATCGGCGGGTTCGAGGGAACGCCTGACCCGGCCGTGTTCAAGCGGTGGCTCGCGTTCGGGCTGCTCTCGTCGCACTCGCGCCTGCACGGCTCGTCGTCGTACCGCGTGCCGTGGGCGTTCGACGAGGAGGCCGTCGACGTCGCGCGCGCGTTCACCCGGCTCAAGCTGCGCCTGATGCCGTACCTGGCGGAGGCGGGGCTGCAGGCGCACGAGCAGGGCGTGCCCGTGATGCGGCCGATGGTGCTGCAGTTCCCCGACGACCGGGGCGCCCGGACGGTCGACACCCAGTACATGCTGGGCGACGACGTGCTGGTCGCGCCGGTGTTCTCGGCCGACGGCGAGGTCGACGTGTACGTGCCGGAGGGCACGTGGACGTCGCTGCTGACGGGCGAGCGGGTCACGGGCCCGCGGTGGGTGCGCGAGCGGCACGGCTTCGACTCGCTGCCGCTCTACGTGCGGCCCGGCGCGGTGCTGCCCGTCGCGGCGCGCGGCGAGCGGCCGGACGCGGACTGGCGCGACGGCCTGACGCTGCGCCTGTTCGACGTCGCCGACGGCCACCGGTCGGTCACGCGGGTCCCGGCGAGGGCCGGGACGGCGGAGTTCGAGGTCAGCCGGCAGGGCCGCACGGTGCGCGTGGTCGCACGCGGGACGTCCGCGCCCTGGTCGGTCGAGGTCGCGCCGTCGGACGACGGCCCGGGCGGCGAGGCGCACGCCGACGCCGGCCAGGAGGTCGTCGAGCTGGCGGTGTGA